The DNA region ACAATGAGGTCAATCGAAAAACGCGGGCGCAGGGAGCGAAGCATTTCGACAGCTTTCATCGCCGGTGGATCCGAAGTGTTCATGACAACAAGCAAATCCACATCGGACCCATCTCGCGGATCGCCGTAAGCATACGATCCAAACAGGATCACCTTTTCCGGCTCGTACTCGTCCACCAACCTGCGCACAAACGCCTCGATTTTACTCATCTCAACCATGAATGCATTTTAGTGTATGCTTTCCGGCACTGCAACGACGTGGGCTAAGTAGTAGGGATAGACGACGTGAACGAGACGTGGTTACATTGCGAAACGAAGTACAAGGGAAAAATATTCGACCTGAAAGTCGGCCAGGCGAAATTGGACGACGGCACGGTCGCGCACCGCGAGATTATTGTGCACGGCGGCGGCGTGGGCGTGGTGCCGGTGTTCGCAAACAGTGTAATGTTCGTGCGGCAGTATCGCATCGCCGTGGAGAAGGAAGTGCTCGAAATACCGGCGGGCCGCCTCGAACCGGGCGACTCGAAGGAGCGGCGCGCGGCGGTCGAACTGGAAGAAGAGATCGGCTACCGCGCGGGACGTCTGGTCCACGTGGCGTCGTGCCATTGTTCGCCGGGGTTTACCAGCGAATTGGACCACATCTTTCTCGCGTTCGATCTGGAAAAAACCGAGCAAAACCTTGAACAGGACGAACGCGTCGAAATCGTTGAATTGACCTTCGATCGATGCAGGCAAATGCTCGACCGCTGCGAATTTGTCGATGCGAAGACGATTATCGGCCTGCGGGAACTGTTCGCGCGCGGGTTCGCATAACGGGAACCAGCGAGCTGGTTTTTCGCGAAATCTGTGCGACGCGTGGGGAAAGCCGTTGGCGCTTCGCGCAAGCGCGAACGAGTCAAGCGCCTGCGTGTCAGCTATTTGCCCGGGCCGCGTATCGACTCGTGCTTGGGACGAGTCTGCCGGCTGGCCGTCGCCAGCGCCGATTCGATCCGGCGCGCTACTTCTCCGCCGAGCACTTCGGAGCCTTCATCGGTGAAGTGCACGTTATTCGGGCGTTGAAGTTCCGCGAGCCGGGGAAGCGCAAACGCATACAGGTCGTTCACCGGAATCTTGTGGCGTTTCATGACGGCAAGCGCGACCGCGTTGTAGCGTTCGCAGTCGGCAACCTCCCGAAGCGGGCCGGAAGGTTTGTCCGGAAAAGGCGTCGTGGTCGCGAAGATCAGCTTGGCCCGAGTTTGCTTCAGGCGCGTCACAATGGCGTCAAGGTTCTTCTCGTATTGATCGAGCGGCACCTGAATGTGCCCAAGCTCCTTCGACTCGACGTTCTTTCCGGAATCGTCGACGTACTTCAGATCGTGCAGCCCGTGGTTGAAGTGAATTACGTCCCACTCGGTGTCGCCAAGCCACGCATCCAGCTTTACCAGACCGTTCCCCGAATGCGCGGCGTTGCCTTCGTTGTGCACGACAACCGCCTTACCCTCGAGAACAGCCTCGACGTACGGCGTGTACCCGATGGAAATGGAATCGCCAATGATGAGCACATTGGGAAGCCGCGAGTGCGTTGTTGCATTCGTCGGCTCCGAATCGGCGCCAATGATCGTGCATGTCGTGAAGACAACGACGAGTAGGCAATGCATGCGGAGCCCTCCTCGTTTGCGTCGCTGGATTGCATCTTCGACGGAGTCAACGAACCGATCGGCAAGCGTTCGACCATGCTCTCCATAGTACGCGGTTGCTTTGCCGTATTCCGCCAGCGCTTCCGGATGAAACTCGTAGCACATCAGCGCGGCGAGTCGCGCACCTTGCGGAGGACCTCATTACCTGGAATGGTCGTGACGCGGACAGCCCGGACATCGTCGCGGCGGTGTTTGGCCTCTTGCAACCAAACCATGTCGATGTCGCCCAGTTCGGCGTCATCCAGACTTCCAACGTGGATATCCGCCAATCTCGCCCGTAACTCCGCGGGAAGCGCCATCGCTTCTTCGGCTAGGTGTTCGATGCTTGTTGCCATACAACGAAAATAGATTATTTGTTGGGGGTTCGCAAGGCGGCCCCTAAAGACAGAACCCCGCCAGAGGCCTTTCGGCAAGTCCGTCGGGGAGTAGATGCCGTGGATTGTACCAGAGGTTGGCAGAAGAGGATACCGATTCAAAACGAAGGCGTCGCCTTATGATCGATGGCGGTGGCTATGTCTTCTGGTTCAAGATACGGATAGGCTTCGAGGATTTCTTCCGTGGTATGGCCTGATGCCATCAGACCGACTATTGCGC from Candidatus Hydrogenedentota bacterium includes:
- a CDS encoding nucleotidyltransferase domain-containing protein, with product MVEMSKIEAFVRRLVDEYEPEKVILFGSYAYGDPRDGSDVDLLVVMNTSDPPAMKAVEMLRSLRPRFSIDLIVRTPEQVVQRLAWDDFFLQDIFEKGKVLHESAHVRVD
- a CDS encoding NUDIX hydrolase, whose protein sequence is MNETWLHCETKYKGKIFDLKVGQAKLDDGTVAHREIIVHGGGVGVVPVFANSVMFVRQYRIAVEKEVLEIPAGRLEPGDSKERRAAVELEEEIGYRAGRLVHVASCHCSPGFTSELDHIFLAFDLEKTEQNLEQDERVEIVELTFDRCRQMLDRCEFVDAKTIIGLRELFARGFA
- a CDS encoding SGNH/GDSL hydrolase family protein, which codes for MHCLLVVVFTTCTIIGADSEPTNATTHSRLPNVLIIGDSISIGYTPYVEAVLEGKAVVVHNEGNAAHSGNGLVKLDAWLGDTEWDVIHFNHGLHDLKYVDDSGKNVESKELGHIQVPLDQYEKNLDAIVTRLKQTRAKLIFATTTPFPDKPSGPLREVADCERYNAVALAVMKRHKIPVNDLYAFALPRLAELQRPNNVHFTDEGSEVLGGEVARRIESALATASRQTRPKHESIRGPGK
- a CDS encoding addiction module protein is translated as MATSIEHLAEEAMALPAELRARLADIHVGSLDDAELGDIDMVWLQEAKHRRDDVRAVRVTTIPGNEVLRKVRDSPR
- a CDS encoding DUF433 domain-containing protein — protein: MEFPKRITLDPAVMGGKPCIRGMRVTVGAIVGLMASGHTTEEILEAYPYLEPEDIATAIDHKATPSF